A region of Paractinoplanes abujensis DNA encodes the following proteins:
- the smpB gene encoding SsrA-binding protein SmpB encodes MSRETGRKLIASNKKARHDYAVLKTYEAGLVLAGTEVKSLREGRASLVDAFAQEHEGEIMLYGLHIAEYGYGSWTNHAPRRTRKLLLHKAEIVKILAQLRDGNGLTLVPLSMYFSEGWAKVELGLARGLRSYDKRQVLAAKDAQKEIAREMGRRLKGRTR; translated from the coding sequence GTGAGCAGGGAGACCGGACGCAAACTGATCGCCTCGAACAAGAAGGCGCGGCACGACTACGCCGTTCTCAAGACGTACGAGGCGGGTCTCGTGCTGGCCGGCACCGAGGTGAAATCGCTGCGGGAGGGCCGGGCGTCGCTGGTCGACGCGTTCGCCCAGGAGCACGAGGGCGAGATCATGCTGTACGGGCTGCACATCGCGGAGTACGGCTACGGCAGCTGGACCAACCACGCGCCGCGCCGCACCCGCAAGCTGCTGCTGCACAAGGCCGAGATCGTGAAGATCCTGGCCCAGCTGCGCGACGGCAACGGGCTCACTTTGGTGCCGCTGTCGATGTACTTCAGCGAGGGCTGGGCCAAGGTCGAGCTCGGCCTGGCGCGCGGCCTCCGGTCGTACGACAAACGCCAGGTGCTGGCCGCGAAGGACGCGCAGAAGGAGATCGCGCGCGAGATGGGCCGCCGTCTGAAGGGCCGCACCCGCTAA
- a CDS encoding LLM class flavin-dependent oxidoreductase, which translates to MEFGLDTFGDVTVDEHGQKLPYAQVIRNVVEQAVLADRLGIDGFGLGEHHRDDFAVSSPEVVLAAIAARTERIRLGTAVTVLSSDDPVRVFERFATLDAVSNGRAEIILGRGSFTESFPLFGYDLTDYERLFEEKADLMAKLLSEGPVTWSGTVRPPLTEQQVYPKTESGRIRTWIGVGGSPESVVRAAQHGLPLVLAIIGGEPVRFAPYVELYQRALKEFEQPEQPVAVHCPGFVAETDEEAVELLWPHARNMLNRIGRERGWPPLSRDKFEIDVRDGAWHVGSPETVAQKVAHTIKHLGIQRFDLKYSAGTLPHEHMLKAISLYGEQVVPRVKELLA; encoded by the coding sequence GTGGAATTCGGACTCGATACCTTCGGCGACGTCACCGTCGACGAGCACGGCCAGAAGCTGCCGTACGCGCAAGTGATCCGCAACGTCGTCGAGCAGGCAGTGCTCGCCGACCGCCTCGGCATCGACGGCTTCGGCCTGGGCGAGCACCACCGCGACGACTTCGCGGTCTCCTCCCCCGAGGTCGTGCTGGCCGCCATCGCCGCCCGCACCGAGCGCATCCGGCTGGGCACCGCGGTCACCGTGCTCAGCTCGGACGACCCGGTCCGCGTCTTCGAGCGCTTCGCCACGCTCGACGCGGTCTCGAACGGCCGGGCCGAGATCATCCTGGGCCGCGGCTCGTTCACCGAGTCGTTCCCGCTGTTCGGCTACGACCTGACCGACTACGAGCGGCTCTTCGAGGAGAAGGCCGACCTGATGGCCAAGCTGCTGTCCGAGGGCCCGGTCACCTGGTCGGGCACGGTCCGGCCGCCCCTGACCGAGCAGCAGGTCTACCCCAAGACCGAGTCGGGCCGCATCCGTACGTGGATCGGGGTCGGCGGCAGCCCCGAGTCGGTGGTCCGCGCGGCGCAGCACGGCCTGCCCCTGGTGCTGGCGATCATCGGCGGCGAGCCGGTCCGGTTCGCGCCCTACGTCGAGCTCTACCAGCGTGCGCTCAAGGAGTTCGAGCAGCCCGAGCAGCCGGTCGCCGTGCACTGCCCGGGCTTCGTGGCCGAGACGGACGAGGAAGCCGTCGAGCTCCTGTGGCCGCACGCGCGGAACATGCTCAACCGGATCGGCCGCGAGCGGGGCTGGCCGCCGCTGAGCCGCGACAAGTTCGAGATCGACGTCCGCGACGGCGCCTGGCACGTCGGCTCGCCCGAGACCGTCGCCCAGAAGGTCGCGCACACGATCAAGCACCTCGGCATCCAGCGCTTCGACCTCAAGTACTCGGCCGGCACGCTGCCCCACGAGCACATGCTGAAAGCCATTTCCCTGTACGGCGAGCAGGTCGTCCCGCGGGTGAAGGAGCTGCTGGCGTAG
- a CDS encoding sugar ABC transporter substrate-binding protein, with amino-acid sequence MRKKLLAVAVVGLMASATMTACTDSGDSGDASSGGGTTGGGNGKARVGVILPDTESSNRWRDEDPKYLQAAFDAAKVEVEIQNAQGDRARFQQIADGMINGGVKVLMIANLDSESGRAVLAKAREKKIPTIDYDRLTLNGNANYYVSFNNVQVGEYQGYGLQKCLTAKGARNPLIAQLNGSPSDNNATLFKQGYESVLNQNYDKASYTKGPAQWVPDWDPEEAGKIFEQMLQQTPQISGVLAANDGIADAVIKVLRKYKRSGAVPVTGQDATLEGLQNLLTGEQCMTVYKAVRDEAQNAARVAIQLFKGEDPGVDGVIKDPESGGYVPFISLTPKPITLKNINAVVVDDKYIPEADLCKGKYLPLCQLHKVGKFAEDDDKNADNE; translated from the coding sequence ATGCGCAAGAAACTGCTGGCCGTCGCCGTCGTCGGCCTGATGGCGTCGGCCACCATGACTGCGTGTACCGACTCCGGCGATTCCGGCGACGCGAGTAGTGGCGGGGGCACTACGGGCGGCGGTAACGGCAAGGCCCGGGTCGGGGTGATCCTGCCCGACACCGAGAGCTCGAACCGCTGGCGCGACGAGGACCCGAAGTACCTCCAGGCGGCGTTCGACGCGGCCAAGGTCGAAGTCGAAATCCAGAACGCTCAGGGTGACCGCGCGCGGTTCCAGCAGATCGCCGACGGCATGATCAACGGCGGCGTCAAGGTGCTGATGATCGCGAACCTCGACTCCGAGAGCGGCCGCGCGGTGCTGGCCAAGGCGCGCGAGAAGAAGATCCCGACGATCGACTACGACCGCCTCACCCTCAACGGCAACGCCAACTACTACGTCAGCTTCAACAACGTGCAGGTCGGCGAGTACCAGGGCTACGGGCTGCAGAAGTGCCTGACCGCCAAGGGGGCCCGCAACCCGCTGATCGCCCAGCTCAACGGCTCCCCCTCGGACAACAACGCCACGCTGTTCAAGCAGGGCTACGAGAGCGTGCTCAACCAGAACTACGACAAGGCGTCGTACACCAAGGGCCCGGCCCAGTGGGTGCCGGACTGGGACCCCGAGGAAGCCGGCAAGATCTTCGAGCAGATGCTGCAGCAGACGCCGCAGATCAGCGGTGTGCTCGCGGCCAACGACGGCATCGCCGACGCGGTGATCAAGGTGCTCCGCAAGTACAAGCGCAGCGGCGCCGTGCCGGTCACCGGCCAGGACGCCACGCTCGAGGGCCTGCAGAACCTGCTGACCGGCGAGCAGTGCATGACGGTCTACAAGGCCGTGCGGGACGAGGCGCAGAACGCCGCTCGCGTGGCGATCCAGCTGTTCAAGGGCGAGGACCCGGGCGTCGACGGCGTCATCAAGGACCCCGAGTCCGGCGGCTACGTCCCCTTCATCAGCCTGACGCCGAAGCCGATCACGCTCAAGAACATCAACGCGGTCGTGGTGGACGACAAGTACATTCCCGAGGCCGACCTGTGCAAGGGCAAGTACCTCCCCCTGTGCCAGCTGCACAAGGTCGGTAAGTTCGCCGAGGACGACGACAAGAACGCCGACAACGAGTAA